A window of Bufo gargarizans isolate SCDJY-AF-19 chromosome 9, ASM1485885v1, whole genome shotgun sequence contains these coding sequences:
- the LOC122946716 gene encoding ankyrin repeat and SOCS box protein 12-like: MLHFLRSRKEKEKKLRHKVQEVIRANKPKKLRMLLSESKAQKLIRKTGGIVLHRCLFPAINVSHFECIEELLKAGVKPCYENRRNAVIHTIFKEQVSVLRLLLEYGANPDVDLDMTQPLYYAASFADLTCFRMLLLFGADPDYNCSHPEFLSSAPDVSSILGMCLANSYEVQFVKLLIQFGANMYLPDIQRTRIQVDNDAAKLLDREMVHPRSLMSQCRITIRRLMKQVGKLGLIGRLEVPDVLLRYLQYHDELDYQEKLPRHYQARYPVFHCRDPCLI, encoded by the exons ATGTTACATTTTCTCAGGTCTAGAAAGGAAAAGGAAAAGAAGCTGCgtcataaagttcaggaagttaTAAGAGCAAATAAGCCAAAAAAACTCCGTATGTTATTGTCTGAGAGCAAAGCTCAGAAACTTATCAGGAAAACTGGTGGGATTGTGCTACACAGATGTCTGTTTCCTGCTATAAATGTTAGTCATTTTGAGTGTATTGAAGAATTGTTAAAAGCTGGAGTCAAACCATGTTATGAGAATAGGCGTAATGCTGTAATTCACaccatttttaaagagcaggtcaGCGTCCTCAGGCTGCTGTTGGAATATGGAGCAAATCCTGATGTTGACCTCGACATGACTCAACCTTTATACTATGCAGCAAGTTTTGCAGATCTGACTTGTTTTCGAATGTTACTACTTTTTGGCGCTGACCCAGATTACAACTGTTCACACCCTGAATTTTTAAGCAGTGCTCCAGATGTTTCGTCAATATTAGGGATGTGTCTTGCCAACAGCTATGAGGTCCAATTTGTGAAACTGCTCATTCAGTTTGGGGCTAATATGTACTTACCTGATATACAGAGAACCCGGATCCAAGTTGATAATGATGCAGCAAAACTTCTGGACAGAGAAATGG TTCATCCAAGATCCCTGATGTCTCAGTGTCGTATCACTATAAGAAGGCTGATGAAACAAGTGGGGAAACTTGGTCTCATTGGTCGGCTAGAAGTCCCTGATGTACTACTGAGATACTTACAGTACCACGATGAGCTGGATTACCAAGAGAAGCTGCCACGACATTATCAAGCAAGATATCCG GTATTCCATTGTCGGGACCCCTGTCTTATATGA